The following are encoded together in the Aciduricibacillus chroicocephali genome:
- the rpsL gene encoding 30S ribosomal protein S12, whose amino-acid sequence MPTINQLVRKGRVSKAKKTDSPALNKGYNSFKKKLTNDNSPQKRGVCTRVGTLTPKKPNSALRKYARVRLSNNMEVTAYIPGIGHNLQEHSVVLIRGGRVKDLPGVRYHIVRGALDTAGVDGRMQSRSKYGAKKPKEKK is encoded by the coding sequence ATGCCTACAATTAACCAGCTAGTACGCAAAGGTCGTGTCAGCAAAGCAAAGAAAACTGACTCTCCTGCGTTGAACAAAGGTTACAACAGCTTCAAAAAGAAGTTGACTAATGACAACTCTCCACAAAAACGTGGTGTTTGTACGCGTGTCGGCACATTGACTCCGAAGAAACCGAACTCGGCTCTTCGTAAATATGCTCGTGTGCGTTTGTCAAACAACATGGAGGTAACTGCTTACATTCCAGGAATCGGTCACAACCTACAAGAGCACAGTGTTGTACTGATCCGTGGCGGTCGCGTAAAGGATTTGCCGGGTGTACGTTACCATATCGTTCGTGGTGCGCTTGATACAGCAGGTGTCGATGGACGCATGCAAAGCCGTTCTAAATACGGTGCTAAGAAACCAAAAGAGAAAAAATAA
- a CDS encoding 50S ribosomal protein L7ae-like protein → MSYEKVAQNHSRMIIGLKQTLKAMENGQVSEVVIAEDADAAITKKVSNKAEQLEIPIVNVDSMKKLGTACGIDVGASTVAITRSK, encoded by the coding sequence ATGTCTTATGAAAAAGTAGCTCAAAATCATTCGCGAATGATAATTGGTTTGAAGCAGACGCTCAAGGCCATGGAAAATGGTCAGGTTAGCGAAGTGGTTATCGCCGAGGATGCAGATGCGGCAATAACAAAAAAAGTTTCCAACAAGGCAGAGCAATTGGAAATACCGATTGTAAATGTCGACTCGATGAAAAAGCTGGGCACAGCTTGTGGAATCGATGTTGGAGCATCAACTGTAGCGATTACACGATCGAAATGA